One part of the Megachile rotundata isolate GNS110a chromosome 16, iyMegRotu1, whole genome shotgun sequence genome encodes these proteins:
- the b6 gene encoding pentraxin-related protein b6: protein MTSTVLSVWSVLAWTTFAARAISTSWRPSFPISSSSVLQHSSPVFANGPAQSLYDHEASSLLVQQEQDRCTLYKVAMNQQLYFEYIHYKIDLPDMKEFTLCAWTKFFNHTNDHPLFSYAVGDQPRGILSWVANTARSSYYMMNVNGHNLYRLNYPLRLNKWYHSCQSWNGRTGEWQIWVNDERVGRGFNNRLVGHVIKGGGVAITGQEQRQLGGGFLEGEGSPPGAGGLLGEVTMVQLYEVALTAGKAHKDHKHHHAHHYEHETGNNTPRPATRPPITGPPLPQNPFLTGGQINHQIKLNPGAPVQIVRGGVTMRHPALIPRDPPPQPFPPANLPAVSTAFPLRASQFFGNPQPAVASPSSNGISGNFADGSYHNLFKREKSSEEEANAGLQETATETPMTDNETDERSDGKVTFVPREESETSDKVKRLGKRDSEPKKRELVQLGDGLIVDDGYVSQGLDNDYFAGLANFGLQLPKYENKDDEREPAEAEVKMIMDVCDGCADEPFSKALIMAWRSVPKKLYSGALHLPASPVCKAF, encoded by the exons ATGACGTCGACCGTCCTGTCGGTCTGGAGCGTTCTCGCGTGGACGACGTTCGCGGCGCGAGCGATATCCACGTCCTGGCGACCGTCGTTTCCGATCTCCTCGAGCAGCGTCCTCCAGCACTCGTCGCCCGTGTTCGCGAACGGACCTGCCCAGTCGCTGTACGATCACGAAGCTTCCTCGTTGCTGGTCCAACAGGAACAGGACAGGTGCACCCTGTACAAGGTCGCGATGAACCAACAGCTCTACTTCGAG TACATCCACTACAAGATCGATTTACCGGACATGAAGGAGTTCACCCTATGCGCGTGGACCAAGTTCTTCAACCACACCAACGATCATCCGCTGTTTTCGTACGCAG TCGGAGACCAGCCGCGCGGGATATTGTCCTGGGTGGCCAACACCGCCAGGAGCTCCTACTACATGATGAACGTCAACGGTCACAACTTGTACAGATTGAATTATCCGCTGCGATTGAACAAGTGGTACCACTCCTGCCAAAGCTGGAACGGCCGAACCGGAGAATGGCAGATCTGGGTCAACGACGAGCGCGTGGGTCGTGGGTTCAACAATAGG CTGGTCGGACACGTGATCAAAGGTGGAGGAGTAGCGATCACGGGACAGGAGCAACGACAGCTGGGCGGTGGATTCTTGGAGGGCGAGGGCTCCCCTCCCG GTGCCGGTGGTCTCTTGGGAGAAGTGACGATGGTCCAATTGTACGAGGTAGCTCTGACTGCCGGCAAGGCCCACAAGGATCACAAGCATCATCACGCTCATCATTACGAGCACGAAACCGGCAACAACACCCCCAGGCCCGCAACGCGTCCACCGATAACAGGTCCACCGCTCCCGCAAAACCCTTTCCTGACTGGCGGACAGATCAATCATCAG ATAAAGTTGAACCCTGGAGCGCCGGTGCAAATCGTTCGTGGAGGAGTCACCATGCGTCATCCGGCTCTGATTCCGCGAGATCCGCCACCTCAGCCGTTCCCACCAGCCAATCTCCCCGCGGTATCCACCGCGTTTCCCCTGCGAGCTTCCCAGTTCTTCGGTAACCCGCAACCCGCCGTTGCTTCGCCGTCTTCCAACGGAATAAGCGGAAACTTTGCCGACGGTTCGTACCACAATCTCTTCAAGAGGGAAAAGAGCTCGGAGGAGGAAGCGAATGCCGGTCTCCAAGAGACGGCCACCGAGAcgccgatgaccgacaacgagACGGACGAACGTTCGGACGGCAAG GTGACGTTCGTGCCGCGAGAAGAGAGCGAAACGTCCGACAAGGTGAAGAGACTCGGCAAAAGGGATTCCGAGCCGAAGAAGAGAGAGTTGGTACAACTTGGAGACGGGCTGATCGTGGACGACGGATACGTGTCTCAGGGATTAGACAACGATTACTTTGCCGGTCTGGCGAACTTTGGACTTCAATTACCGAAATACGAGAACAAGGACGACGAGCGCGAGCCGGCAGAGGCCGAGGTGAAAATGATCATGGATGTTTGCGACGGCTGCGCCGACGAACCGTTCTCGAAGGCGTTGATCATGGCCTGGAGATCGGTCCCGAAGAAACTCTACTCCGGCGCGTTACATCTCCCGGCATCGCCGGTGTGCAAAGCGTTTTGA